The genomic region AAATTGGTCTTTTATGGTCCTGCACTTGTGGCCCCAAAAGGCAGAGACCCAGGAAGAGAAGCAGGGCTGCAGCTGGAGGCTGGGCCACCTTGGGCAGGGCCAACTCAGCAGACACGGGAGAGACCTCCACTCAACTGGTGTAAGCCTGGGGCGGCAGGGGAGCCCTGAATCCATGCCACTCTGGAAGGGGCCAGCCCACGCAGCTGGGACAAGGACCCGGCAGAGCTGGAATATCTTGGGTCGTGGGCAGACCATGGAAAACCCATCCCTGGGGTATGCCAGAACTGGGACCTCAGAGTTTTCCTCCAGAGCAGGCAGAAGAACTGGGGGTGGCCGGAACCCAGAGGCCCCAGCtggtcctgcccctgccccatcaTGACCCAGGCATCAACATCCTGGAGACAGAGAAGGGTTCCAGTTGGGGGGAGGCCATAAGAGGTAaagagagcagggctgggaggaagggccCCAGGACATGGACGGTCACCTCCACCCCGCAGCCCCAGGccggcccctccctcctgggctcCGCAACCACTGCAGTAGTGATACAGCTCTGTAACCAATTCTTGAAGCCCCCTCACTGCACCGCACCCACCCCACCCGTCCCGCTCATCCACATGCTGACGAGTCCTAACAGGCCTCCTTTGCCAGAgacaaaaataactattttcaaaATTCACAGCAGGGCTTTCGCCTACACACGCTGCACCGACTGGAAGCTGAAGGGAGATATGCAGAACGCAGTGTGCGGATAGAGGCCCGCTACACAGCCAGCGAGCCCCGAGACCCCCATGCCTCTTCTCCCCACCGCCCAGCCCGTGTCCCCCAACACTCACACACCTAGGGGCACCCAGAACACCTAGGGGGAGGGCTCTCAGCTTGTCCACTGTACACAGGGACAGTGAGGCCCGGAGCAGGCTTGAGATCTGCCGAGGCCCCACAGTGGCTCTGTGACCAGGTCCCATACGTTCTGCCGCTGCCCAGGgtgcccacctcctctcccatTCCCTGGACCAACAGTGAGCTCACGCCTGGCCCAggacacacgtgcacacacccaCATGAGCTCACAACCGCACTGCAGCCCTTGCTTCCGTGTTACTGCGTTTTAATCAAGTTCACGGGTTCCTCCACAACCATTACCTCGGCCAGTCCTCTACAGGCCTGTGAGGTAGGCAGAGCCAGGGCTAGCACTCCTATTGCAGGTGGGGAAGTCGAGGCCCAGGGGAAAAGGACTGGGCCGAAGGTCAGAGTAGAACCCGGATGTCCTGATTGTTGGTGCCCGGCTCTTTTCACAGCTTGATCCTGCAGGAGCTAATAACCATGCCcagtcctccccttccctcccaggaaGAGGAGCTCACCACCACTAGTCTGTTCCCAGGACTAAGCCAAGCCACAAGAAGATCCAGGAAGGTCACCCCCGGGGTCCCTGCACCTCCAACCTCAGCACTCAGGGGATCCCTTCAGAGAGCGGCCACATCACCACGCCTCGGCTGGGGTCCAGGCCTGGAGCTGCCTCCAGGTGGTCCCTCACCCAAGAAGTACCGCAGAGGTCCAGGGTTCAAGAGCAAGGCCTTAAGTGAGCTAGGAGGTGACCAAGTTGATGGGGACTCCACCACAGCCCCAGGCACCAGGTCCACACCACAGAGTGACAAAGCTGTTAGAGCTCATTCtccggatgaggaaactgaggcccagagagctcaCACAGGTCACTCgaggtcacagagcaagtcaACGGAGAGGTGGGACTGGGACCCAGGGATCCCAGTCTAGTTTATTCTCTCCTGACTCCTAAACCAAGCTCCCCACCCTTCAACTGAGGGGCTCTATGCCCTCCATATCCCTGCAGATGAGGACTTGACCTGGGGCCCCTCGCTGGTGAGGACCAGGGCCAGGCTTGTGTGGGGAAGGACCTCACCTCCCCCCATCAGATCCGGTGGGACATTAATCTGGTGTTGAGTTTACGGAAAAAGGATCGCAGCTTGCAAATCTTGCATTTTTTCTTACGCTGCCCTCGGGAAAGGCTTCGagccctgccttcctcctcttcttcacctTCTTCCTCATCACTGGCCCAGGGCCCCCAAGCACCCCCATTAAAGTCAGGATGGGCGCGGGGATTCTCAGCCGGGTAGCGCACGGGGATGGCTGTGCGGTTATAGTCCACCAAGCGGGCCAGCAGGGCTCGGACCACATCCGGCCGCTGGCCAGCGAGGTCCTCCCGTTCGTAGGGGTCAGCACTGATGTTGAAGAGCCACACAGCCTGGCGGGCGCTAGCCATCCGCTCCAGGTTCCACCAGCTGCCGGGGAAGGCAGCCAGTGTCTGGGGTGGGATCCAATCGCCATAGCCCGGGTCTCCCGTCAGCAGCTTCCACTCACCCACGCGGATGGCGGCCTGCACAGCGGTGTTCCAGATGCCAAAGCCACCCTCCAGGGAGCCATGCCGGGCGTGGTTGTAGAGCGGGTCAATGTTGTGCAGGATCTCCGTGCGTGGCGAGGCCCGGCCCTCGCTGATGGCTGGCCACACATCATAGCCGTCCAGCCCATCGGCCGCCGAGGTGGTGCCACCCGCCAGACCCACCAGGGTCGGGTACCAGTCGGTGATGTGCACCAGTGCCCGGCTCGTCCATCGCTTTCGCTTGAGCAGGGGGCTGTGGACGAAGCCCAGGCCCCGCACGCCCCCTTCCCAGTAAGTGCCCTTGCGTCCTCGCAGCGGCCAGTTGCTGCCCCCCGAGAAGGTCTGGCCGCCATTGTCACTGGAGAAGATGATGACACTGTTGTCGTAGAAACCATAGCGCTTGAGGGCCCAGGTGATATTGCGCACAGCCTCATCCATGCAGGTCACCATGGCCGCATACTTCCGCCGGGCCACGTTGCCCATGGTGCGGTAGCGGTATAGGTACTCACGAGGGGACTGCAGGGGTGTGTGGACCGCCTGGAAGGCCACATAGAGGAAGAGGGGCCGCCGGGGGCTGTGGCTGGCTAGGATGTGGCTGACGCGCCGGGCGTAGAGCAGAGTGGAGTACTGGCCGCTGAGCCCCCAGGCCACACTCTCGCCCTCGTGCAGGTCAAAGCCGCACACCCCCGGGCCATCGCAGTTGTCATAGGTGTAGTAGTCCACGTTGCCTGTGAGCGAGCCCAGGAAGGTGTCAAAGCCCCGGCGGGTGGGCAGGCACTCCTTCCGGTAGAAGCCCAGGTGCCACTTGCCCACCATGTGGGTAGAGTAACCCAGCTCCTGCAGCTTCTGGGGCAGTGTTACCTGGTCCAGGGGCAGGCAGTTGGGCTGCCGAGGGCGGATGATGGAATGCTGCAGTCCTGTGTGGATCTGGTATCtggtgggaagaggggaggacaCAGAAGGCACCAGTGAGCCAGAAACCACTGCTCTGGCCACCCAACCCCCAACACTCACCCTGAGGTAGGCTCTGATCCAAGCACTACCAGTAAGCGAAGTAACAGTAACCAGTAGGTGTTATCAGATGTGCCAAGCGCTTcaaatgcattatctcattgaatcctcaaaATCAACTGAAGCAGGTATCATtgtcatcttacagatgaggagaatAAGGCTCAGAATGGTTAAGCCACCCATGCAGTATCACACAGCTAGGGAGTTGGGGAGTTAAGAGTTGAACGCAGGCTAatcataacaacaacaataataaaagctGACACCAAGCACTTGCTATATGCTCAGCATTGTGCTAAGCCCTTTATAGGAATTATCTCACTAAATCCTCACCGTAACCTAGGGGGTGCCTATCATTATTATTCCCGTCTcccagataagaaaactgaggctcagtaaaTTAAGTCATTTGTCCAGTGAGTCACACAATCAGTAATTGGAGTTGGGATTTGTATCCccagcagtctgactccaggTTTCAGAGTCCCTACACTCTAAACCATTAACTTGCCATGGGGCCTAGAGCAAGTCTTACACTCCCAAGAAAACTCCTATTCACTCTTAAACGCCCAGCCCAAATGCTACCCTCACTGTAAAGTTTCTCACTCAAAGAATGAGTCACTTTTGCTTCTGGGTTCCCACAGCATTTAGTACAAATCTTCATTGGTCCAACTTGGCCATAGGATTCTACTCAGTCATCTGTACATGATCTTGGGCCCGATAAtattttccccttccccccccggctttttttttttttttttttttttttttgcggtacacgggcctctcactgctgcggtctcccctgttgcggagcacaggctccggacacgcaggcccagcggccatggctcatgggcccagccgctccgcggcatgtgggatcctcccgNNNNNNNNNNNNNNNNNNNNNNNNNNNNNNNNNNNNNNNNNNNNNNNNNNNNNNNNNNNNNNNNNNNNNNNNNNNNNNNNNNaggccccggacacgcaggcccagcggccatggctcatgggcccagccgctccgcggcatgtgggatcctcccggaccggggcacgaacccgcgtcccccgcatcagcaggtgaaccctcaaccactgcgccaccagggaagccccgggcccGATGATATTTAATGAGACTGTCCCTTACTCATCCTTGTATTCCTAGCATTCAGGTGATGTTTCAAGGACACTcaatacaaaatgaatgaatgaagaatggcCTCAAAGGATTTTAGAGCCAGAAGGGACCCAAGTCATTTTCTAGTTTATTCACCTCaacttaaaaagaaactaaagtccagaggaggggaaagactttgcccaaggtcactcagtggtcaggagcagagccaggacttgaacatAAATCCAATCAGAGTCTAAGCACAGACCCTCTTCTGGCAAACTAGGCTGCCACTTCTCTTCCCCCATGGAGGCCTCAGTTTGTCATGTATAGGAGTGAGTTGGTTGGAATGGGACACCTCTAAAAACCTTCCAGTTCCCAAATTTTATGAGACCAGTTCTCATGTGC from Physeter macrocephalus isolate SW-GA unplaced genomic scaffold, ASM283717v5 random_15, whole genome shotgun sequence harbors:
- the ARSI gene encoding arylsulfatase I; its protein translation is MAMHALTGFSLVSLLSFGYLSWDWAKPSLVADAPAEAGEQPSAAPRQPPHIIFILTDDQGYHDVGYHGSDIETPTLDRLAAEGVKLENYYIQPICTPSRSQLLTGRYQIHTGLQHSIIRPRQPNCLPLDQVTLPQKLQELGYSTHMVGKWHLGFYRKECLPTRRGFDTFLGSLTGNVDYYTYDNCDGPGVCGFDLHEGESVAWGLSGQYSTLLYARRVSHILASHSPRRPLFLYVAFQAVHTPLQSPREYLYRYRTMGNVARRKYAAMVTCMDEAVRNITWALKRYGFYDNSVIIFSSDNGGQTFSGGSNWPLRGRKGTYWEGGVRGLGFVHSPLLKRKRWTSRALVHITDWYPTLVGLAGGTTSAADGLDGYDVWPAISEGRASPRTEILHNIDPLYNHARHGSLEGGFGIWNTAVQAAIRVGEWKLLTGDPGYGDWIPPQTLAAFPGSWWNLERMASARQAVWLFNISADPYEREDLAGQRPDVVRALLARLVDYNRTAIPVRYPAENPRAHPDFNGGAWGPWASDEEEGEEEEEGRARSLSRGQRKKKCKICKLRSFFRKLNTRLMSHRI